The following proteins are encoded in a genomic region of Neosynechococcus sphagnicola sy1:
- a CDS encoding cytochrome c oxidase subunit I codes for MTNLSVEAMPPIDPPLPGAPPNWKRFFSFSTDHKVIGIQYLVTSFVFFLIGGIFAMIIRGELITPEADLLDRAIYNAMFTMHGTVMLFLWTFPSLVGLSNYLVPLMIGAKDMAFPRLNAAAFWMVPVFGVILMASFWVPGGPSQSGWWAYPPVSLQNPTGNLINGQVLWILAVAISGVSSIMGAVNFVTTIVKMRAPGMTWFRMPVFVWTVLAAQIIQLFGLPALTAGAVMLLLDLTVGTSFF; via the coding sequence ATGACAAATCTTTCTGTGGAAGCGATGCCCCCGATCGACCCACCCCTCCCTGGTGCACCCCCTAACTGGAAGCGATTCTTTAGTTTCAGCACTGATCATAAGGTGATCGGCATTCAGTATTTGGTCACCTCCTTCGTTTTCTTTTTGATTGGCGGCATTTTCGCCATGATCATTCGCGGTGAGCTGATCACCCCCGAAGCCGATCTCCTCGATCGCGCCATTTACAATGCCATGTTCACCATGCATGGCACTGTTATGTTGTTCCTCTGGACCTTCCCGTCCCTGGTGGGACTCTCTAACTATCTGGTGCCCTTGATGATTGGCGCTAAGGATATGGCTTTTCCCCGCTTGAATGCAGCCGCGTTTTGGATGGTACCGGTGTTTGGGGTAATCCTGATGGCCAGCTTCTGGGTTCCCGGCGGCCCTTCCCAATCGGGTTGGTGGGCATACCCTCCGGTGAGCCTCCAAAATCCCACCGGTAATCTGATCAACGGGCAAGTGTTGTGGATATTGGCGGTCGCCATCTCCGGCGTCTCCTCGATTATGGGAGCCGTTAACTTTGTCACCACGATTGTGAAGATGCGGGCACCGGGGATGACCTGGTTTCGCATGCCTGTGTTTGTCTGGACGGTGTTGGCGGCGCAAATTATTCAATTATTTGGCTTACCTGCCCTGACGGCAGGAGCTGTGATGTTGCTGCTCGATCTCACCGTCGGCACGAGTTTTTTTTGA
- a CDS encoding DUF2231 domain-containing protein produces MSSDLIDQLRGQLGANGLPYALPIHPNLVHLTLGLFIVAIGFDIVGVLFPLQKPIFKFLAIPATRSNFFDVGWYNMLAAAVITFFTVGAGFYEVMLADPPADVKSAWGLQAMETMLWHGVGGVVLLLLIVAMAVWRGFQRFLWRKDMAQQVQWLYLLAGLGIFALMFIHGTLGAQLAAEFGVHITADRLLRLGENPNLLLK; encoded by the coding sequence ATGAGTTCTGATTTAATCGATCAACTGAGAGGACAATTAGGTGCTAATGGTTTACCCTATGCCCTGCCGATTCATCCCAATTTGGTGCATTTGACACTGGGTTTATTCATTGTGGCGATCGGCTTTGATATTGTCGGAGTCCTATTCCCTCTGCAAAAACCGATCTTCAAATTTCTGGCAATCCCTGCGACCCGATCGAACTTCTTCGATGTGGGCTGGTACAACATGCTTGCCGCTGCTGTCATTACCTTCTTCACCGTAGGGGCGGGCTTCTACGAAGTAATGCTGGCAGACCCCCCCGCCGATGTCAAAAGCGCCTGGGGATTGCAGGCAATGGAAACCATGCTTTGGCACGGAGTCGGAGGGGTAGTGTTGTTGTTGTTGATCGTTGCGATGGCTGTATGGCGAGGGTTCCAACGGTTTCTCTGGCGTAAAGATATGGCGCAGCAGGTACAATGGCTCTACCTCCTGGCAGGACTGGGGATTTTTGCCCTGATGTTCATTCACGGGACGCTGGGGGCGCAACTAGCAGCGGAATTTGGGGTGCATATCACTGCCGATCGCCTGTTGCGCCTGGGAGAGAATCCGAATTTGCTGTTGAAGTGA
- a CDS encoding AbrB family transcriptional regulator, producing MAKTIPLVSLVQLMRFTAVTLIIPLQIDFQTPTVSVDPWNAILKGLTENLFPINGTQLLSLWFLLGTTALAVYWGQRLKIPVATLLCAIAVGFGLEQLFNGLPFLPQSHFSLPPALTILGQLLLGITIGEYWGLNPRLKGKTIAFASIPVALTFLTGFLCAGIAKLLTPWDWITCLLVTAPGGSPEMIWISLALNHQVEIVSTGHVVRLLAINLCLPGLISMARHLDRRADPVPHETVSQVIKNENYLLPKDKNKPDFEK from the coding sequence ATGGCAAAAACTATTCCCCTGGTGTCTTTAGTGCAGTTGATGCGGTTCACCGCTGTCACCCTGATAATTCCCCTCCAGATTGATTTCCAGACCCCAACCGTCAGCGTTGACCCCTGGAATGCCATCCTCAAGGGGCTGACCGAAAATTTATTCCCCATTAATGGGACGCAGCTGCTCTCCCTATGGTTTTTGCTAGGAACCACAGCCCTTGCAGTTTACTGGGGTCAACGACTTAAAATTCCAGTTGCAACCCTCCTGTGTGCGATCGCCGTTGGGTTTGGGTTAGAACAGCTGTTCAATGGATTGCCCTTTCTCCCCCAGAGCCATTTCAGCTTACCCCCAGCCCTCACCATCTTGGGTCAACTGTTGCTGGGAATTACTATCGGTGAGTACTGGGGGCTGAACCCCAGATTAAAGGGGAAAACCATCGCCTTTGCCTCGATTCCAGTGGCGCTGACCTTTCTCACCGGATTTCTCTGCGCCGGAATTGCCAAATTACTCACCCCCTGGGACTGGATCACCTGTCTGTTGGTCACGGCCCCCGGTGGTTCGCCGGAAATGATCTGGATCTCACTGGCCCTCAATCACCAGGTTGAGATTGTTTCAACGGGGCATGTGGTGCGCTTACTGGCGATTAACCTCTGTCTCCCCGGTTTGATTTCCATGGCTCGCCACCTAGACCGCAGGGCAGATCCCGTGCCACACGAAACGGTGAGCCAAGTGATCAAAAATGAGAACTACCTGCTTCCGAAAGACAAAAACAAGCCAGATTTCGAAAAATAG
- a CDS encoding cytochrome c oxidase subunit I — protein sequence MLFQHFFWFYSHPAVYVIILPIFGVFSEVLPVYARKPLFGYKVVAISSLVITGLSGIVWVHHMFASGTPGWMRMVFMATTMLISVPTGIKVFAWVATVWGGKLRLNTPMLFALGGLTMFVFAGITGIMLAAVPIDIHVNNTYFVVGHFHYVIYGAVVMGMYAALYHWFPKMTGRMYSEGLGKLHFALTFLGTNLNFFPMHPLGLQGMPRRVASYDPEFAFWNVIASLGAFLLGISTLPFLLNMIGSWIQGEKAPNNPWRAIGLEWLLSSPPNGGKL from the coding sequence GTGCTATTTCAGCATTTCTTCTGGTTCTACTCCCACCCAGCCGTGTACGTGATCATCCTGCCCATCTTTGGGGTGTTCTCGGAAGTGCTACCGGTCTATGCCCGTAAGCCCCTGTTTGGCTACAAGGTTGTAGCCATCTCTTCGCTGGTGATTACAGGATTAAGCGGGATAGTCTGGGTTCATCACATGTTTGCTAGCGGCACCCCCGGTTGGATGCGGATGGTGTTTATGGCCACCACAATGTTGATTTCCGTGCCCACGGGGATTAAGGTTTTTGCCTGGGTAGCAACGGTGTGGGGCGGCAAATTGCGTCTGAATACGCCGATGCTGTTTGCCCTGGGTGGCTTGACGATGTTTGTGTTTGCAGGCATCACTGGGATTATGCTGGCAGCTGTGCCGATTGACATTCATGTCAATAATACCTACTTTGTCGTTGGGCACTTTCACTACGTGATCTACGGTGCTGTGGTCATGGGCATGTATGCAGCGCTGTACCACTGGTTCCCTAAAATGACGGGACGCATGTATTCCGAAGGATTGGGCAAGCTGCACTTTGCCCTGACCTTCCTAGGCACCAACCTCAACTTTTTCCCCATGCATCCCCTGGGATTGCAGGGAATGCCCCGGCGCGTTGCCTCCTACGATCCTGAATTTGCTTTTTGGAATGTGATTGCCAGTCTGGGGGCGTTTCTCTTAGGGATATCTACCCTACCCTTCCTGCTGAATATGATTGGTTCTTGGATACAGGGCGAAAAAGCCCCTAACAATCCCTGGCGGGCGATCGGGCTGGAATGGTTGCTTTCCTCCCCCCCGAACGGTGGAAAACTTTGA
- a CDS encoding DUF2231 domain-containing protein, translated as MLEYLPPLNDHNLPYPDTIHPIVVHFVIAMVLFAVLSDGIGYFTRNTRLYEVSWWNLFFATISIFIAIIFGQIEAGLAEPYSASASTLNLHTLLGWSLSGIITAVTAWRYVLRSRDPKTLPLPFLVVGILLTGLVFFQVYLGDVLVWVYGLHTVPVVEAVRKGLLQ; from the coding sequence ATGCTGGAATATCTCCCCCCCCTCAACGATCACAATTTACCCTATCCCGATACCATTCATCCCATTGTGGTACATTTTGTAATTGCAATGGTGTTGTTTGCAGTACTATCCGATGGAATTGGTTATTTCACACGCAATACTCGCTTGTATGAAGTCAGTTGGTGGAATTTGTTTTTTGCGACGATTTCCATCTTCATTGCTATTATTTTTGGGCAGATTGAAGCAGGATTAGCAGAGCCTTACTCAGCGTCAGCTTCAACATTGAATCTGCATACCCTCCTAGGATGGTCATTGTCCGGCATTATTACAGCCGTCACGGCATGGCGCTATGTGTTACGTTCCCGTGATCCAAAAACATTGCCCCTACCGTTTTTGGTCGTCGGTATACTGCTAACCGGACTGGTATTTTTTCAGGTATATCTAGGGGACGTCTTGGTCTGGGTCTATGGGCTCCATACGGTTCCAGTCGTTGAAGCGGTGAGGAAAGGGTTGTTGCAATGA
- a CDS encoding cytochrome c oxidase subunit II yields the protein MKIRIILILGGIAIALALISLWMGQQAYGWFPPQASLEALLIDRLFSVLVTLGTFIFLGVVGTLTYSMLFQQAGKYDTSDGPPMEGNVTLEVVWTAIPLVLVIWIAGYSYQIYDQMSILGPMEHVHLQTQSRGMATAVAAPLEDAAGAAIAPMHPIEVHARQWVWEFRYPDQNVTSTELHLPNNQRVKLVLQSEDVLHGFFVPAFRIKQDIIPGRVIDFEFTPIREGRYRLRDSQYSGTYFAAMQTDVVVESSEAYQQWLADAAAHPPVLAYNRAFDEFHRAKKNLSAGWKTVEPAPPPLVNAPSHISANLPSGQRRQL from the coding sequence TTGAAGATTCGCATCATCTTGATTTTGGGGGGAATCGCGATCGCCCTTGCACTGATCAGCCTGTGGATGGGACAGCAAGCCTATGGCTGGTTCCCGCCCCAAGCCTCTCTGGAAGCCCTGTTGATTGATCGGTTATTTAGCGTTCTGGTAACCCTGGGAACCTTTATATTTCTCGGGGTTGTGGGAACCCTGACCTACTCGATGCTATTTCAGCAGGCGGGCAAGTACGACACCAGCGATGGTCCCCCGATGGAAGGCAATGTCACCCTGGAAGTCGTGTGGACGGCAATTCCCTTGGTGCTGGTGATCTGGATTGCGGGCTATAGCTATCAGATTTATGACCAAATGTCGATCTTAGGGCCGATGGAGCATGTCCATCTCCAGACCCAGAGCAGGGGGATGGCAACAGCCGTCGCGGCTCCCTTAGAGGATGCGGCGGGGGCAGCGATCGCACCGATGCATCCCATCGAAGTTCATGCTCGCCAGTGGGTGTGGGAATTTCGATATCCCGATCAAAACGTCACCAGTACAGAACTACATCTACCCAATAACCAGCGGGTAAAACTGGTATTGCAATCGGAGGATGTACTCCATGGCTTCTTTGTCCCCGCTTTTCGGATCAAGCAAGACATCATCCCCGGTCGGGTGATTGATTTTGAATTTACCCCAATTCGGGAAGGACGGTATCGATTGCGGGATTCCCAGTACAGCGGCACCTATTTCGCCGCCATGCAAACAGATGTGGTGGTGGAGTCCTCCGAGGCGTATCAGCAATGGCTAGCGGATGCCGCTGCCCATCCTCCCGTCCTGGCCTATAACCGGGCGTTTGATGAATTCCATCGGGCCAAAAAAAATCTCAGTGCTGGCTGGAAAACGGTTGAACCAGCTCCTCCTCCCTTGGTCAATGCCCCCAGCCATATTTCGGCAAATCTCCCTAGCGGTCAAAGGAGGCAGCTATGA